The Equus asinus isolate D_3611 breed Donkey chromosome 15, EquAss-T2T_v2, whole genome shotgun sequence genome includes a window with the following:
- the TCFL5 gene encoding transcription factor-like 5 protein isoform X2: MSGPGPREPPQAGGPAGPEGADAALGEAGLSFTTTDLSLVEMTEIEYTQLQHILYSHMEAAAADGELETRLNSAFLAAAAAPGAAAGGFAAAGGAAAAAAAAAGGGGAPPVYPVLCPPALADGGFAGANPCLGHIDFQELRMMLLSEAGAPPAAAAAAAEKTPGADGPPGAPRPKAPDGAGKEKAAAGEGAPEARAKSAVRVRLEDRFNSIPAEPPPAPRGAESPEPGVALNNLVTLIRHPSELMNVPLHQQQNKCTTLVKNKTAAATAALQFTYPLFPTNTCSTGASTNLSQAQSSSNSCSILETAKHQDIGLPRAFSFCYQQEIESTKQTLGSRNKALPEQVWIKVGEALCKQAINKRNRSRVRQLDTNVERRALGEIQNVGEGSTAAQGTWQSAESAQSSLGEQSQSGPQGGRSQRRERHNRMERDRRRRIRICCDELNLLVPFCNAETDKATTLQWTTAFLKYIQERHGDSLKKEFESVFCGKTGRRLKLTRPDSLVTCPAQESLQSSPAVEMK, encoded by the exons ATGTCGGGCCCCGGGCCGCGGGAGCCGCCGCAGGCGGGCGGGCCGGCGGGCCCCGAGGGCGCGGACGCGGCGCTGGGCGAGGCGGGGCTGAGCTTCACGACCACCGACCTGAGCCTGGTGGAGATGACGGAGATCGAGTACACGCAGCTGCAGCACATCCTCTACTCGCACAtggaggcggcggcggccgacGGCGAGCTCGAGACGCGCCTCAACTCGGccttcctggcggcggcggcggcgccgggcgCGGCGGCGGGGGGCTTCGCGGCGGCggggggcgcggcggcggcggcggcggcggcggcgggggggggCGGCGCGCCGCCCGTGTACCCGGTGCTGTGCCCGCCCGCGCTGGCCGACGGCGGCTTCGCGGGCGCCAACCCGTGCCTGGGCCACATCGACTTCCAGGAGCTGCGCATGATGCTGCTGAGCGAGGCGGGcgcgccccccgccgccgccgccgccgccgccgagaaGACGCCGGGCGCCGACGGCCCCCCGGGCGCCCCCCGGCCCAAGGCGCCCGACGGCGCGGGCAAGGAGAAGGCGGCGGCCGGGGAGGGCGCGCCCGAGGCGCGGGCCAAGTCGGCCGTGCGCGTCCGCCTGGAGGACCGCTTCAACAGCATCCCCGCCgagcccccgcccgccccgcgcggcGCCGAGTCCCCCGAGCCGGGCGTGGCGCTCAACAA TTTGGTAACTCTTATTCGACATCCATCCGAATTAATGAATGTTCCTCTTCATCAGCAACAGAACAAATGTACAACgttagtgaaaaataaaactgctgcTGCGACGGCCGCTTTGCAGTTTACGTACCCGCTCTTTCCCACAAACACCTGCTCTACCGGCGCAAGCACTAATCTCTCGCAAGCACAG AGTTCTAGTAACTCATGTTCTATACTTGAAACTGCCAAGCATCAGGATATTGGATTGCCTAgagcattttctttctgttatcagCAAGAAATTGAATCCACTAAACAGACTTTAGGTAGTAGAAACAAAGCTTTGCCTGAGCAGGTTTGGATTAAAGTGGGAG AAGCGCTATGTAAACAAGCAATAAATAAGAGGAATCGGAGTAGAGTCCGTCAGCTGGACACGAATGTGGAACGAAGAGCCCTTGGAGAGATTCAGAACGTGGGCGAAGGCTCCACAGCCGCACAGGGCACCTGGCAATCGGCGGAGTCCGCGCAGTCCAGCCTCGGAGAGCAGAGCCAGAGTGGGCCCCAGGGAGGACGGTCCCAGCGCAGGGAGAGGCACAACCGCATGGAGAGAGATAGAAG GCGCAGAATCCGCATTTGTTGTGACGAGCTGAATCTCTTAGTCCCGTTCTGCAATGCTGAGACTGACAAGGCAACGACTCTTCAGTGGACCACAGCGTTCCTGAAATACATTCAGGAGCGCCACGGAGATTCTCTTAAAAAG GAATTTGAGAGTGTATTTTGCGGTAAAACGGGCAGAAGGCTAAAGCTGACCAGACCAGACTCTTTGGTGACATGTCCTGCACAGGAGAGCCTGCAGAGTAGCCCAGCCGTGGAGATGAAGTGA
- the TCFL5 gene encoding transcription factor-like 5 protein isoform X1 — MSGPGPREPPQAGGPAGPEGADAALGEAGLSFTTTDLSLVEMTEIEYTQLQHILYSHMEAAAADGELETRLNSAFLAAAAAPGAAAGGFAAAGGAAAAAAAAAGGGGAPPVYPVLCPPALADGGFAGANPCLGHIDFQELRMMLLSEAGAPPAAAAAAAEKTPGADGPPGAPRPKAPDGAGKEKAAAGEGAPEARAKSAVRVRLEDRFNSIPAEPPPAPRGAESPEPGVALNNLVTLIRHPSELMNVPLHQQQNKCTTLVKNKTAAATAALQFTYPLFPTNTCSTGASTNLSQAQSSSNSCSILETAKHQDIGLPRAFSFCYQQEIESTKQTLGSRNKALPEQVWIKVGEEALCKQAINKRNRSRVRQLDTNVERRALGEIQNVGEGSTAAQGTWQSAESAQSSLGEQSQSGPQGGRSQRRERHNRMERDRRRRIRICCDELNLLVPFCNAETDKATTLQWTTAFLKYIQERHGDSLKKEFESVFCGKTGRRLKLTRPDSLVTCPAQESLQSSPAVEMK, encoded by the exons ATGTCGGGCCCCGGGCCGCGGGAGCCGCCGCAGGCGGGCGGGCCGGCGGGCCCCGAGGGCGCGGACGCGGCGCTGGGCGAGGCGGGGCTGAGCTTCACGACCACCGACCTGAGCCTGGTGGAGATGACGGAGATCGAGTACACGCAGCTGCAGCACATCCTCTACTCGCACAtggaggcggcggcggccgacGGCGAGCTCGAGACGCGCCTCAACTCGGccttcctggcggcggcggcggcgccgggcgCGGCGGCGGGGGGCTTCGCGGCGGCggggggcgcggcggcggcggcggcggcggcggcgggggggggCGGCGCGCCGCCCGTGTACCCGGTGCTGTGCCCGCCCGCGCTGGCCGACGGCGGCTTCGCGGGCGCCAACCCGTGCCTGGGCCACATCGACTTCCAGGAGCTGCGCATGATGCTGCTGAGCGAGGCGGGcgcgccccccgccgccgccgccgccgccgccgagaaGACGCCGGGCGCCGACGGCCCCCCGGGCGCCCCCCGGCCCAAGGCGCCCGACGGCGCGGGCAAGGAGAAGGCGGCGGCCGGGGAGGGCGCGCCCGAGGCGCGGGCCAAGTCGGCCGTGCGCGTCCGCCTGGAGGACCGCTTCAACAGCATCCCCGCCgagcccccgcccgccccgcgcggcGCCGAGTCCCCCGAGCCGGGCGTGGCGCTCAACAA TTTGGTAACTCTTATTCGACATCCATCCGAATTAATGAATGTTCCTCTTCATCAGCAACAGAACAAATGTACAACgttagtgaaaaataaaactgctgcTGCGACGGCCGCTTTGCAGTTTACGTACCCGCTCTTTCCCACAAACACCTGCTCTACCGGCGCAAGCACTAATCTCTCGCAAGCACAG AGTTCTAGTAACTCATGTTCTATACTTGAAACTGCCAAGCATCAGGATATTGGATTGCCTAgagcattttctttctgttatcagCAAGAAATTGAATCCACTAAACAGACTTTAGGTAGTAGAAACAAAGCTTTGCCTGAGCAGGTTTGGATTAAAGTGGGAG AAGAAGCGCTATGTAAACAAGCAATAAATAAGAGGAATCGGAGTAGAGTCCGTCAGCTGGACACGAATGTGGAACGAAGAGCCCTTGGAGAGATTCAGAACGTGGGCGAAGGCTCCACAGCCGCACAGGGCACCTGGCAATCGGCGGAGTCCGCGCAGTCCAGCCTCGGAGAGCAGAGCCAGAGTGGGCCCCAGGGAGGACGGTCCCAGCGCAGGGAGAGGCACAACCGCATGGAGAGAGATAGAAG GCGCAGAATCCGCATTTGTTGTGACGAGCTGAATCTCTTAGTCCCGTTCTGCAATGCTGAGACTGACAAGGCAACGACTCTTCAGTGGACCACAGCGTTCCTGAAATACATTCAGGAGCGCCACGGAGATTCTCTTAAAAAG GAATTTGAGAGTGTATTTTGCGGTAAAACGGGCAGAAGGCTAAAGCTGACCAGACCAGACTCTTTGGTGACATGTCCTGCACAGGAGAGCCTGCAGAGTAGCCCAGCCGTGGAGATGAAGTGA